TGCGACGCGGGCGAATGACGTGGTGCGTCAGACAGGTGCGTCGCCCTGATGTCCGATCGAACATCAGGGCGACGGTTGCCTGATTGCTGGTCAGGAAATCGAGGTATTGTCGGCGACGCGGAGCCTCCCCTGACAGATGCGCCTCCGAGAAGGAATCGATTCCGACCCCGGTTCGTCTATCAGGCGAAGTACCAGGACTGGCCGGCGGGGGCGTTCGCCTCGCAGTTCCAGATCTGTACCTTGGTTCCGTTCCCACCGCTGGTGGCGGCGTCGGCGTCGAGGCACCGGCCACTGAAGCCGTTGTAGAGCTGGACTCCGTTGCCGTACTCCCACCATGCCTGCGCGGCTGCCCCGGCCTGGCAGTCCCAGAGCTGTACCTTGCCGCCGTTGCCGGGGGTGTTCCGGTCCGCGTCGAGGCAGCGCCCGCTGGACGCGTTCTGGAACGTCCAGAAGCCATTGCCAGTAGCGGTGTAGGTTGCCCACCACATCTGAGAGGTCGCGCCCAGGCAGTCCCAAAGCTGGATCTTGGTGCCGTTGCTGCCGATGGTGGCGATGTCCGCGTCGAGGCACCGGCCGTCACGGCCGTCGACAATGTAGACCGCGACGGCGGCGGCCGATACCCCTACCGGCCGCGCCAATCCGGCCTTGGCCGACTCCTCCACCGGTGCGAGCCGCATCTTTGCCGAGGTCGAGGCGCCGCTGCTGTCGGGGGACTTGTTTCCTACTGCCGCCTGGCTGGGTGCGGCCACCGCAAGGGACAATGCGAATGCGGCGCCCATAATTGCCGCAGCCCGCATCTTTCTTCCTACTCCGAACATCCGTAATCCTCCCCAGAATATGGCCGCGAAAGTGTCGGCCCGCCTTTCGGCGCTTACGAATGAAGCGATCTTAGGACCAAGAACAACCGGATGACAAGGTTGACTTTCAGCTCGGCATGTGTCGGCGACTCCGCTTATGGATGCGTGGCTACCCTCTGTTACGCGAACCGGTCCAGCTTGTTCTCAGGTTTCGTCACGGCGAGTGACTCCGGCGTGGGATGGCCTGATTGGCCCGGAGGTTGCCCGGAATTGATTGCGGGCTCCAATTGTGTCGACTTTCGATACCGGGTTATTCGTTTCCGTGGCTACGTATCACGCCGTTCGCCGTCGTGAGGCAATTTTCGCCAGGAATCGAGGTTGCCTGGCAGTTAACGTCAGCTTAATGACCGCCTGCGTCGTCCGTGGGGCCCTGCGCGGATTGGTCCGGGGAGCAGGGTTGTCCCGGGTGATCGGTGACTTACCGTGTTGACGTGTTGCTACCGGATGCTGACTCAGCGAGTGTTTGAGAGGGCGTCGCGCGGCGCTTCCACCAAGTAAGTGGATCTTCATGGCGGCAGTTGCCG
The Micromonospora pisi DNA segment above includes these coding regions:
- a CDS encoding RICIN domain-containing protein gives rise to the protein MAAPSQAAVGNKSPDSSGASTSAKMRLAPVEESAKAGLARPVGVSAAAVAVYIVDGRDGRCLDADIATIGSNGTKIQLWDCLGATSQMWWATYTATGNGFWTFQNASSGRCLDADRNTPGNGGKVQLWDCQAGAAAQAWWEYGNGVQLYNGFSGRCLDADAATSGGNGTKVQIWNCEANAPAGQSWYFA